One window of Papaver somniferum cultivar HN1 chromosome 9, ASM357369v1, whole genome shotgun sequence genomic DNA carries:
- the LOC113312313 gene encoding MADS-box transcription factor 51-like: MGKRRIEIQKIEDRKKRNVSFTKRRQGLFKKAADLCRLTGADISLLVISPGGKPYSFSSSSSISLDDLNYRLNNTIKNIKEGKVVDDETTRVSDDGFWWNNLNPEEIDSIKKLTAVRNQLLDVKEKVSQRKQELLAAAKAIDIATCTTTCTVVEKMEEDSSLLKDDLGMLLSDCYDDAQNWFPSIESLHNFESWLLN; the protein is encoded by the coding sequence ATGGGTAAGCGAAGGATTGAGATCCAGAAGATTGAAGATAGAAAGAAGAGAAATGTTTCCTTCACTAAGAGACGACAAGGCCTATTCAAGAAAGCCGCTGATCTGTGTCGTCTTACCGGTGCTGATATTTCTCTGTTAGTAATCTCACCTGGTGGTAAACCCtacagtttttcttcttcttcttctatttctttggATGATCTAAATTATAGGTTAAACAATACCATTAAAAATATTAAAGAAGGAAAAGTTGTTGATGATGAGACAACTAGGGTTTCTGATGATGGGTTCTGGTGGAATAACCTAAATCCAGAAGAAATTGATAGTATTAAAAAGTTAACGGCTGTAAGGAATCAATTACTTGATGTGAAAGAGAAGGTTTCACAGAGAAAGCAAGAGTTGCTAGCAGCAGCTAAAGCAATTGACATTGCTACATGTACTACTACTTGTACTGTTGTAGAGAAGATGGAGGAGGATTCTTCTCTGTTGAAGGATGATTTGGGAATGTTATTATCAGATTGCTATGATGATGCTCAGAATTGGTTTCCCTCTATTGAGAGTTTACATAATTTTGAGAGTTGGTTGTTGAACTGA